From one Agathobaculum sp. NTUH-O15-33 genomic stretch:
- a CDS encoding thioredoxin family protein, whose amino-acid sequence MKKRLLTITLATFIVIGCTVVWHSSRPDNLKTITTSSVLDYDTDENVVYDTFSDPIQSISQLTDNQLTGFIYFGRDTCPFCLEFNAYIEKAITPDISLPFYKFDTDTWREDDDFQNVLDKYNIEGIPSVILIHSDKTFTTFTPDESSSSNDLISSLNSFFSTRS is encoded by the coding sequence ATGAAAAAACGATTACTGACAATAACTCTTGCAACTTTTATTGTGATAGGCTGTACCGTCGTTTGGCACAGCAGTAGACCCGATAATTTAAAAACAATTACAACTTCGTCGGTTTTAGATTATGATACGGATGAAAATGTAGTATATGATACTTTTTCTGACCCAATTCAGAGCATAAGCCAATTGACTGATAATCAATTAACCGGATTTATTTATTTCGGGCGCGATACCTGCCCTTTTTGTCTTGAATTTAATGCGTATATTGAGAAAGCAATTACTCCTGACATAAGCTTGCCCTTTTATAAATTCGATACAGACACATGGCGAGAAGATGATGATTTTCAAAATGTTTTAGATAAATATAATATTGAAGGTATTCCGTCTGTTATTTTGATACATTCAGATAAGACATTTACTACTTTTACACCGGATGAATCATCTTCGAGTAACGACTTAATTTCATCATTAAACAGTTTTTTTAGTACACGTTCGTAA